One window from the genome of Cryobacterium sp. GrIS_2_6 encodes:
- a CDS encoding NAD(P)H-dependent oxidoreductase, with protein MTPSRNTQASYDYSGLRALFINCTLKRSPEPSNTQAIIDLSMNLMHEQGVYAETIRAIDHDIATGVYPDMTKHGSKTDAWPALFDKVQTADILVIGGPIWLGDNSSVTKRVIERLYAMSGEFNDKGQYVYYGKVSGAIITGNEDGVKHCSSNILYSLQHIGYSIPPAADAGWIGEIGPGPSYLDAGSGGPQNDFTNRNTTFMTWNLMHLAAILKANGGFPAYGNLRRDWDAGERFGFEPNPEYR; from the coding sequence ATGACCCCGAGCCGCAATACCCAGGCCTCCTACGACTATTCCGGGCTGCGTGCCCTGTTCATCAATTGCACGCTCAAGCGCAGCCCCGAGCCCAGCAATACCCAGGCGATCATCGACCTCAGCATGAACCTGATGCACGAACAGGGCGTCTACGCCGAAACGATCCGGGCGATCGACCACGACATCGCGACCGGCGTCTATCCCGACATGACCAAGCACGGCTCGAAGACGGATGCCTGGCCGGCGCTCTTCGACAAGGTGCAGACGGCGGACATCCTCGTGATCGGCGGCCCGATCTGGCTCGGCGACAACAGTTCGGTGACGAAACGCGTGATCGAGCGGCTCTATGCGATGAGTGGAGAGTTCAACGACAAGGGCCAGTACGTCTATTACGGCAAGGTCAGCGGCGCCATCATCACCGGCAACGAGGATGGCGTCAAGCACTGCTCGTCGAACATCCTCTACAGCCTGCAGCACATCGGCTACTCGATCCCCCCGGCCGCGGACGCCGGCTGGATCGGCGAGATCGGGCCGGGTCCGAGCTACCTGGACGCCGGGTCCGGTGGCCCCCAGAACGACTTCACCAACCGCAACACGACCTTCATGACCTGGAACCTGATGCACCTCGCGGCGATCCTGAAGGCCAACGGCGGCTTCCCCGCCTACGGGAACCTCCGCCGGGACTGGGACGCCGGCGAGCGCTTCGGCTTCGAACCCAACCCCGAGTACCGCTGA
- a CDS encoding HNH endonuclease signature motif containing protein: MWPGCDRPPSWTETHHIQHWKDDTGQTNLDDGILLCRADHLRLHNEHWRITRDPNGRYWLTPPPGLDPEQKPILLTSKNTILRDDDRA; encoded by the coding sequence ATGTGGCCCGGTTGCGACCGACCACCCTCCTGGACCGAAACCCACCACATCCAACACTGGAAGGACGACACCGGGCAGACCAACCTCGACGACGGCATCCTGCTCTGCCGGGCCGACCACCTCAGGCTCCACAACGAACACTGGCGCATCACCCGCGACCCAAACGGCCGATACTGGCTGACCCCGCCACCCGGACTCGACCCCGAGCAGAAACCCATCCTGCTCACCAGCAAGAACACGATCCTCCGCGACGATGACCGGGCCTGA
- a CDS encoding carboxylesterase/lipase family protein, which produces MSTAVTLDDEPHPGPGPGLGAPLRSVSLPRGRLDVRVSGGIVRGVHEDGILAWRGIPYAATPVGDGRFRAPRPVESWAGIRDASRFGKIASQPHRGQFRAHGPRSASGEDCLTINVMRPAAAHPRRLGLPVMVFIHGGGYSVGSSQDFTGRGERFVRSGRVVYVSFNYRLGALGYIDFTRYSTPDHPFESNLGLRDQVAALRWVRDNIRAFGGNPNNVTVFGESAGGNAVITLMATPAAEGLFARAIAQSSPSNAAFSRELTDAWAGEVVEELRTLTEADAGAVGLAPDELLAMAPADVISQAVVAVQTRTPDSNPGTFCLVPVVDGDFLPERPVDAFRAGREHRVPLIIGSNEREGTLFRGRVDILPHSAPRISAIFDQAPESSHEAMRAVYAGLSPLRGSVDFGSDFVFWYPSLQLGELHSRVAPVYVYRFDLAPRLMHMLGLGATHGIELFALFDQTDLPVAQIMSVLGGRELFINAGERMRRNWLHFALTGRPDADWPRFTEENRLTLIIDAEDRVESDPRGDRRAVWQEFLPDW; this is translated from the coding sequence ATGTCCACAGCAGTGACCCTCGACGATGAACCGCATCCAGGCCCCGGCCCCGGTTTGGGAGCCCCCCTTCGCTCCGTCTCGCTCCCCCGGGGCCGGCTCGACGTCCGCGTCAGCGGCGGGATTGTGCGCGGTGTGCACGAGGACGGGATCCTGGCCTGGCGCGGCATCCCGTATGCGGCGACGCCGGTCGGCGATGGGCGCTTCCGGGCGCCGCGTCCCGTGGAATCGTGGGCAGGCATCCGTGACGCCTCGAGGTTCGGGAAGATCGCCTCGCAACCGCACCGCGGGCAGTTTCGGGCGCACGGGCCGCGCAGCGCCTCCGGGGAAGACTGCCTGACGATCAATGTCATGCGCCCGGCCGCGGCGCACCCGCGCCGGCTCGGCCTGCCGGTGATGGTGTTCATCCACGGCGGAGGGTACAGCGTGGGGTCCTCCCAGGACTTCACCGGCCGCGGCGAGCGCTTCGTGCGCAGCGGCCGCGTCGTCTACGTGAGCTTCAACTACCGCCTGGGGGCGCTCGGCTACATCGACTTCACCAGATACTCGACGCCGGACCACCCCTTTGAGAGCAACCTCGGGTTGCGCGACCAGGTCGCTGCCCTGCGCTGGGTGCGGGACAACATCCGCGCCTTCGGCGGCAACCCGAACAACGTCACCGTGTTCGGGGAATCGGCGGGAGGGAACGCCGTCATCACGCTGATGGCGACGCCGGCGGCCGAGGGGCTCTTCGCGCGCGCAATCGCCCAGAGCTCGCCGTCCAACGCCGCGTTCTCGCGGGAACTCACGGATGCTTGGGCCGGGGAAGTCGTCGAGGAGTTGCGGACGCTCACGGAAGCCGACGCCGGAGCGGTCGGCCTGGCCCCGGACGAGCTGCTCGCCATGGCACCCGCCGACGTGATCTCCCAGGCTGTCGTCGCGGTGCAGACCCGGACCCCGGACTCGAACCCGGGCACCTTCTGCCTCGTGCCCGTCGTCGACGGCGACTTCCTGCCTGAACGGCCGGTCGATGCCTTCCGCGCGGGCCGCGAACACCGGGTCCCGCTCATCATCGGCTCCAACGAGCGGGAAGGCACCCTCTTCCGCGGCAGGGTGGACATCCTGCCGCATTCGGCTCCCCGGATCAGCGCCATCTTCGACCAGGCACCGGAGAGCTCGCACGAGGCGATGCGCGCGGTGTACGCGGGGTTATCACCACTGCGCGGCTCGGTCGATTTCGGCAGCGACTTCGTGTTCTGGTACCCGAGCCTGCAGCTCGGGGAGCTGCACTCCAGGGTCGCGCCGGTGTACGTCTACCGCTTCGACCTCGCGCCGCGCCTGATGCACATGCTCGGACTCGGCGCGACCCACGGAATCGAGCTTTTCGCCCTGTTCGACCAGACCGACCTGCCCGTCGCCCAGATCATGAGCGTGCTCGGCGGTCGGGAGCTCTTCATCAACGCGGGCGAGCGGATGCGCCGGAACTGGCTGCACTTCGCGCTCACCGGCCGTCCCGACGCCGACTGGCCCCGCTTCACCGAGGAGAACCGCCTGACCCTGATCATCGATGCGGAGGACCGCGTCGAGTCGGATCCCCGCGGGGACCGTCGGGCGGTGTGGCAGGAATTCCTGCCCGACTGGTGA
- a CDS encoding APC family permease, translated as MTDSASSQAGEKRSDQVESKGLKGGALGLLSSVVVGMASTAPAYSLAASLGFIVASGGALLAGVKAPGIVLLAFIPMYLIAVAYQELNKAEPDCGTTFTWATRAFGPITGWLGGWGIIAADVIVMANLAQVAGSYSFTFLGDLGLTGVADLANDQFWSTVAGVLWIVIMTWICYRGIELSARIQYVLLGIEVVVLIMFAVFALIRVYTGSAESYSLTPTLDWFNPFTLDFGSVIAPAVLTAVFIYWGWDTAVSVNEETADPSKTPGRAAIISTLLLLGTYALVTVAAVAFAGVGTEGVGLGNDANSADVFAAIGPALFGDSTLGNLAMLLLSASILTSASASTQTTILPTARTALSMGVYRALPERFAKIHPRFLTPTWATLAMGGVSIGFYLLFTLISVQLLGALIGSVGLMIAFYYGLTGFACVWYYRRTMWSSFRNVIMRGLFPLLGGLMLTAAFVYGLQQYATVDWLTDDNGDNVTIFGIGAVAVVGIGALVLGVIVMLVWWAVNPIFFRGRTLPRQSDDLVLATTEAESIPRFGLPDSKLMPTMIAPDLSNLPPGQTAVNAETGEEVSTPGDLPPADAKRHPRAEADDE; from the coding sequence ATGACCGATAGCGCTTCGTCCCAAGCCGGCGAGAAACGTTCCGACCAGGTCGAGAGCAAGGGGCTGAAAGGCGGGGCGCTCGGCCTGCTGTCGAGCGTCGTCGTCGGAATGGCGTCAACGGCTCCCGCGTACAGCCTCGCCGCGAGCCTCGGCTTCATCGTGGCGAGCGGCGGAGCCCTTCTCGCCGGTGTCAAGGCGCCGGGTATCGTGCTGCTCGCCTTCATCCCGATGTACCTCATCGCGGTCGCATACCAGGAACTCAACAAGGCGGAGCCGGACTGCGGAACGACCTTCACGTGGGCCACCCGGGCATTCGGCCCGATCACCGGCTGGCTCGGCGGCTGGGGCATCATCGCCGCAGACGTCATCGTGATGGCCAACCTCGCACAGGTCGCCGGCTCGTACTCCTTCACCTTCCTGGGCGACCTCGGACTGACGGGTGTCGCCGACCTCGCGAACGACCAGTTCTGGTCGACGGTCGCCGGTGTGCTCTGGATCGTGATCATGACGTGGATCTGCTACCGCGGTATCGAACTCTCCGCCCGTATCCAGTACGTGCTCCTGGGCATCGAGGTTGTCGTTCTGATCATGTTCGCCGTCTTCGCGCTCATCCGCGTGTACACCGGGAGTGCGGAAAGCTACTCGCTGACCCCGACGCTTGACTGGTTCAACCCGTTCACGCTCGACTTCGGCAGCGTGATCGCCCCGGCCGTGCTGACCGCCGTGTTCATCTACTGGGGCTGGGACACGGCCGTCTCGGTCAATGAGGAGACGGCCGACCCGAGCAAGACCCCTGGCCGGGCCGCAATCATCAGCACCCTGCTCCTTCTCGGCACCTATGCCCTCGTGACCGTCGCGGCGGTCGCCTTCGCGGGCGTCGGCACCGAGGGGGTGGGACTCGGCAACGACGCGAACTCGGCGGACGTCTTCGCCGCGATCGGGCCGGCCCTGTTCGGTGACAGTACCCTCGGCAACCTCGCGATGCTCCTCCTCTCGGCGTCGATCCTCACCTCGGCCTCCGCGTCGACGCAGACCACGATCCTGCCCACCGCCCGCACGGCCCTGTCGATGGGTGTCTACCGCGCCCTGCCCGAACGCTTCGCGAAGATCCACCCGCGTTTCCTCACCCCGACCTGGGCCACCCTCGCCATGGGCGGCGTCTCGATCGGGTTCTACCTGCTCTTCACCCTGATCAGTGTCCAGCTGCTCGGGGCGCTGATCGGTTCCGTCGGCCTGATGATCGCCTTCTACTACGGGCTCACCGGTTTCGCGTGCGTCTGGTATTACCGCAGGACGATGTGGTCGTCGTTCCGGAACGTGATCATGCGCGGGCTGTTCCCACTGCTCGGCGGCCTGATGCTGACCGCGGCCTTCGTCTACGGGCTGCAGCAGTACGCCACGGTCGACTGGCTCACCGACGATAACGGGGACAACGTCACGATCTTCGGCATCGGCGCCGTCGCCGTCGTCGGAATCGGCGCACTGGTGCTCGGTGTGATCGTGATGCTGGTCTGGTGGGCGGTCAACCCGATTTTCTTCCGGGGCCGCACCCTGCCGCGCCAGTCCGACGACCTCGTGCTCGCCACAACCGAAGCGGAGTCGATTCCTCGGTTCGGACTGCCGGACTCCAAGCTGATGCCGACGATGATCGCGCCGGACCTGTCGAACCTTCCGCCCGGCCAGACCGCCGTCAACGCCGAGACCGGCGAGGAAGTCAGCACGCCAGGCGACCTCCCCCCTGCCGACGCGAAACGGCATCCGCGCGCCGAGGCCGACGACGAGTAG
- a CDS encoding glutathione-independent formaldehyde dehydrogenase, whose product MKAVVYKGPNEVNVEEVPDAKIERPTDVLVRITATNICGSDLHMYEGRTDFEVGRTFGHENMGEVIEVGNGVDKVKVGELVVLPFNISCGFCKNCERGFTNYCMTTQPDPIGAGAAYGFAGMGPYPGGQAQMLRVPYGDNNCLRLGEDAIDKQNDYVMLSDIFPTGYHATEMAGVIPGDTVVIYGAGPVGLMAALSATIKGASKVWVVDRRPDRLALAEQIGAIAIDDSKTDPVQFVLDQTKGIGADRGCECVGYQAHDPQGAEDPAMTLNQLIQSVRITGGIGVVGVFLPADPGGFDENAKQGKLAIDYGLQWLKGQNVGSGQCPVKKYNRQLRDLIAVGKAKPSWIVSHEIPLSKAADAYKNFDERTNGWTKVILKPE is encoded by the coding sequence ATGAAAGCAGTCGTTTACAAAGGCCCCAACGAGGTCAACGTTGAAGAAGTTCCCGATGCCAAGATCGAACGTCCCACTGACGTTCTCGTACGCATCACGGCCACAAATATTTGCGGTTCAGATCTACACATGTATGAGGGACGCACCGATTTCGAGGTTGGACGCACGTTCGGTCACGAAAACATGGGCGAGGTCATCGAGGTCGGTAACGGCGTCGACAAGGTAAAGGTCGGCGAACTCGTCGTGCTGCCATTCAATATTTCTTGCGGGTTCTGTAAGAACTGTGAGCGCGGTTTCACTAATTACTGCATGACAACTCAGCCAGACCCGATTGGCGCGGGAGCGGCCTACGGCTTCGCTGGAATGGGCCCGTATCCCGGCGGGCAGGCCCAAATGCTGCGCGTGCCCTACGGCGACAACAACTGTTTGCGCTTGGGAGAAGATGCCATAGACAAGCAAAACGACTACGTGATGCTCTCGGACATCTTCCCTACCGGCTACCACGCTACCGAGATGGCCGGCGTGATCCCCGGTGACACCGTCGTGATCTACGGGGCCGGTCCAGTCGGGCTGATGGCCGCCCTGTCTGCCACGATCAAGGGCGCAAGCAAAGTCTGGGTCGTGGACCGACGCCCGGACCGGCTGGCCCTTGCCGAGCAGATCGGTGCGATCGCCATTGATGACTCGAAGACGGACCCGGTTCAGTTCGTGCTGGACCAGACCAAGGGTATCGGCGCAGACCGGGGATGTGAATGCGTGGGTTACCAAGCCCACGATCCCCAGGGCGCCGAAGACCCCGCGATGACGCTGAATCAGCTCATCCAGTCCGTGCGCATCACCGGAGGAATCGGCGTTGTTGGTGTCTTCCTGCCGGCAGATCCCGGCGGCTTCGACGAGAACGCCAAGCAGGGCAAGCTTGCCATCGACTATGGCCTGCAGTGGCTCAAGGGCCAAAATGTTGGCAGTGGCCAATGCCCGGTGAAGAAATACAACCGGCAATTGCGTGACTTGATCGCCGTGGGCAAGGCCAAGCCATCCTGGATCGTTTCCCACGAGATCCCCCTCAGCAAAGCCGCCGACGCCTATAAAAACTTCGACGAACGCACCAACGGGTGGACAAAAGTCATCCTCAAGCCCGAATAG
- a CDS encoding MFS transporter, with protein MTPRERRILIVAVLSSFVAFLDGSIINVALPAISRELGGGLTLQQWVVDGYLLSLGALILVAGSLSDSFGRVRVLRVGLIWFGITSLACAVAPWGAALVVARILQGAAAALLVPSSLALITSTFTGPAQGRAIGAWTGWTGIAGIAGPILGGVLVDTSTWRLVFAINVLPIVATLIVLAGVREPARTGPAARIDVAGAFLAVVGLGGPVFALIEQGRLGWGSPIVYLPLVVGLLSLAAFLWWEARAPHPMMPLGLFRARNFWAGNLATVGIYGALSLGFFIFAVYLQQVGGLSATSAGLAGIPATLMLLFFSTLFGGLAGRFGPRLFMTLGPIVAGIGFLILTLAVPPVDVWRTVIPGIAVVGLGLSITVAPLTGAVLGSIHPEQAGIGSAINNAVSRVAGLIMIAFAGTIAGEQLGVAGFQRVLLVTATLMFAGALVSWLGIRTPKSGADAAAPAAG; from the coding sequence GTGACTCCTCGCGAACGCCGCATCCTGATCGTCGCCGTCCTCTCCTCCTTCGTCGCGTTCCTCGACGGTTCGATCATCAACGTCGCACTCCCCGCGATCTCGCGCGAGCTCGGCGGCGGCCTCACCCTTCAGCAGTGGGTCGTCGACGGCTATCTGCTCTCCCTCGGTGCCCTGATCCTCGTGGCCGGCTCGCTCTCGGATAGCTTCGGCCGGGTGCGCGTTCTTCGGGTCGGCCTGATCTGGTTCGGGATCACGTCGCTCGCGTGCGCCGTCGCACCGTGGGGCGCCGCCCTCGTCGTTGCGCGGATCCTGCAGGGTGCTGCTGCTGCCCTTCTCGTCCCGAGCTCCCTCGCGCTCATCACCTCGACGTTCACCGGTCCGGCCCAGGGCCGGGCGATCGGCGCCTGGACAGGCTGGACCGGCATCGCGGGCATCGCCGGGCCCATCCTGGGCGGCGTCCTCGTCGACACGAGCACCTGGCGGCTCGTGTTCGCGATCAACGTGCTCCCGATCGTGGCGACCCTCATCGTGCTCGCCGGAGTGCGGGAACCGGCGCGCACCGGTCCGGCCGCCCGGATCGACGTCGCCGGGGCCTTCCTCGCCGTCGTCGGCCTCGGCGGTCCCGTTTTCGCGCTCATCGAGCAGGGTCGGCTCGGCTGGGGCAGTCCCATCGTGTACCTGCCGCTCGTCGTCGGGCTGCTCTCCCTCGCCGCGTTCCTCTGGTGGGAGGCGCGAGCTCCGCACCCGATGATGCCCCTCGGCCTTTTCCGGGCACGCAACTTCTGGGCAGGAAACCTCGCGACCGTCGGCATCTACGGCGCGCTGAGCCTCGGTTTCTTCATCTTCGCCGTCTACCTGCAACAGGTCGGCGGCCTCTCGGCGACGAGCGCGGGACTCGCGGGCATCCCGGCGACCCTGATGTTGCTGTTCTTCTCGACATTGTTCGGCGGGCTCGCCGGCCGGTTCGGCCCGCGACTCTTCATGACCCTGGGCCCGATCGTGGCGGGCATCGGCTTCCTGATCCTGACCCTGGCCGTTCCCCCGGTGGATGTCTGGCGCACCGTTATCCCCGGCATCGCCGTCGTGGGCCTCGGGCTCTCGATCACGGTGGCACCCCTGACCGGCGCCGTGCTCGGCTCCATCCATCCCGAGCAGGCCGGAATCGGCTCGGCGATCAACAACGCCGTCTCCCGCGTCGCCGGACTCATCATGATCGCCTTCGCCGGCACGATCGCCGGCGAACAGCTCGGCGTCGCCGGGTTTCAGCGGGTCCTGCTGGTCACCGCCACGCTCATGTTCGCCGGCGCACTCGTGTCGTGGCTCGGCATCCGCACCCCGAAGAGCGGGGCGGATGCCGCAGCGCCGGCGGCAGGGTAA